Proteins co-encoded in one Leptolyngbya boryana PCC 6306 genomic window:
- a CDS encoding HlyD family efflux transporter periplasmic adaptor subunit, translating to MLKHWIWQLTYRIKRPLSLIKRSETEQEQVASTFEPEYDNRPRWVMMVIGSLVVTLSGTVVWACVAELDVVVSARGRIDSLSSAQTLKSIRGGRITAVLAKDGDVVQSGQLLVQIDKSELFNQLLSLKKQREPFAAQAAVLRQASAALFVNPQDSVLATLPEIAALLRQRNLINAQLTNNSSELAPDQLISYNLFVQRLRMIESERQIQIAQAQVQSIGTNAQIENAGAQLRIERDKLSRLGQLFAQGGISRNGVLDQVGAANEVQSRIIQARTQQAQVLAEQQKTQTTTQQQLDEVYRQLLDAKVQADSQIANKLREAQEQLIKLDAQIKQIDLDLKAQEVVAPTAGTVTGLEVTLPGGIVQPGQPLLQVIPNESIVATVEISPADIANLKVGTPVEVRIDALPFTEFGAIKGSIANISSNTIQSQNGQPFFHAQIRLDQPILERGAQKHPLKNGMTISAQMKTRTQRPIELVLGSLINLADSAKSGR from the coding sequence ATGCTGAAACATTGGATTTGGCAATTGACCTATCGCATCAAGCGCCCATTAAGTTTAATCAAGCGATCTGAAACAGAACAAGAGCAAGTTGCATCGACGTTTGAACCGGAATATGACAATCGCCCCCGATGGGTAATGATGGTGATCGGATCACTTGTGGTGACACTTAGTGGAACCGTTGTTTGGGCGTGTGTAGCTGAACTGGATGTCGTTGTTTCGGCACGGGGTCGGATTGATTCATTATCCTCGGCGCAAACGCTCAAATCGATTCGAGGCGGGCGCATCACAGCAGTTCTTGCCAAAGACGGCGATGTTGTTCAATCTGGGCAACTATTAGTGCAGATTGATAAGTCAGAGTTGTTTAATCAGCTATTGTCGCTGAAGAAACAGCGCGAACCGTTTGCAGCGCAAGCAGCGGTGCTGCGGCAGGCAAGTGCAGCGCTATTCGTGAATCCGCAAGATTCAGTGCTAGCAACATTGCCAGAAATTGCAGCACTCTTGCGGCAGCGTAACTTAATTAATGCCCAATTGACGAATAATTCATCAGAGTTGGCTCCGGATCAATTGATTAGCTATAACTTGTTTGTGCAGCGATTAAGGATGATCGAATCAGAGCGGCAAATTCAAATTGCTCAAGCGCAAGTGCAATCGATCGGCACTAATGCACAGATCGAAAATGCGGGTGCCCAATTAAGGATTGAGCGCGATAAGCTCTCGCGTCTAGGGCAACTGTTCGCGCAAGGTGGCATTTCCCGCAACGGAGTACTTGATCAAGTTGGGGCAGCCAATGAAGTTCAAAGCCGGATTATTCAAGCACGGACGCAGCAAGCGCAAGTGCTGGCGGAACAGCAAAAGACTCAAACAACGACGCAGCAACAGCTTGATGAAGTTTATCGTCAACTGCTTGACGCGAAAGTTCAGGCAGATAGCCAAATTGCCAACAAACTCCGTGAAGCGCAAGAGCAACTCATCAAGCTTGATGCTCAGATCAAGCAAATCGACCTTGACTTAAAGGCTCAAGAAGTTGTGGCTCCAACTGCCGGAACAGTGACAGGATTAGAGGTCACGCTGCCTGGAGGCATTGTGCAACCGGGTCAGCCGTTACTTCAAGTGATTCCGAACGAATCGATAGTTGCAACAGTTGAAATTAGTCCAGCAGATATCGCCAATCTCAAAGTAGGAACTCCGGTGGAAGTGCGGATCGATGCGTTGCCGTTTACTGAGTTTGGTGCGATCAAAGGGTCGATCGCGAATATCAGCAGTAACACGATTCAGAGCCAGAATGGGCAGCCTTTCTTCCATGCTCAGATTCGACTAGATCAACCGATACTTGAGCGAGGGGCACAAAAGCATCCGTTAAAAAATGGCATGACCATCAGCGCCCAAATGAAAACGAGAACTCAACGCCCGATCGAATTGGTGTTGGGGTCGCTGATAAATTTAGCAGATTCGGCAAAGTCCGGGCGATAA
- a CDS encoding peptidase domain-containing ABC transporter — protein sequence MSEMPLQPRSFLPTFFSAALFEDLLPNTCYQISSKVRINSFRPGQVIQPEHSFPIEVCCVVQGQVRVVGPADQEAPTLGVLHEGEVFGWESVVRRSTFGSVRAAGLEEVITLGLTIEDFESILQELLPTLSKHVSFVEVYDVLLRFCNTIPTKLNLPDLSEVSRHIVTQSCATVRHWFGQNDPTFHLSSGYLWFVSSSTHQSLPIGTIVESIADLPQFKSRSIPIRLLGIDRTFLSAALSTGLLPAPDAIIADSGSGELVLARLEALAKTSVPRPLPNRTPKLYPAHTARNQTFAESVVTAFWNVCELLEVPYKPEFLRQWSQQLESQPRDRMDWYAAIADAFGLSAQTVKFPTTAGGISRLQTPALIQIQDELCVMYEASDQAVVFATPSGLMRRSSREIAAVLQKNTTGTAIVLGRQAQSRTDRFGWWWLIGAFMPQTPTLLYVLMASIVVQLLGLANPLLTQQIVDRVIINSSPGALPVFGILLMGSSAIEAAITVARTYLLNNTTNRVDLLLGYQIIEHLFNLPLPFFQKRPVGEIAARINELEKVQQFITTTFLTVVLDVLFSIIYVCVMLIYSGVLTVCVLVTVPVIIGLTLVAAPVFQELIRKRSDQHAQMQSHLIEMLNGMFTVKSQRMEFAILATWRQQYRAYLKTGLKTTMLGASFQAVNSFVSNFSSLLVLWVGSNAVLNGDLTLGQLIAFRIIAGYVTQPLVRLSGLWRNAQEADVSMNLLADVKNEPPEFSEVDARRLALPQIEGHVQYDSVEFGFQPGQLQLNKVSIDIPAGTFVGVVGQSGSGKSTLLKLLPRYYAPMSGQVYIDDIDIAKINLKSLREQIGVVQQEPNLFRGTLRSNIAGGNEDVDEAAVVEAAKIAEAHDFILSLPDGYGTEVGERGSSLSGGQRQRIAIAAMVYRNPRLVILDEATSALDAETERRVVDNLMRRFGDTTCFFITHRLSNLRRADLILYMQSGLIIEQGSHLELMARRQNYYCLYQQQLQQPS from the coding sequence ATGAGTGAAATGCCGCTTCAGCCGCGATCGTTTCTGCCGACCTTTTTCAGTGCAGCATTGTTCGAGGATTTGCTGCCAAACACTTGCTATCAGATTTCGTCAAAAGTTCGGATTAATAGTTTTCGTCCAGGACAGGTCATTCAGCCGGAACATTCATTCCCAATCGAAGTATGTTGCGTCGTCCAAGGACAAGTGCGAGTTGTTGGACCTGCGGATCAAGAAGCCCCAACGCTTGGAGTTCTGCATGAAGGGGAGGTGTTTGGATGGGAAAGCGTTGTTCGGCGGTCTACGTTCGGATCAGTACGTGCCGCGGGTCTCGAAGAAGTCATTACACTCGGTTTAACGATCGAGGATTTTGAATCGATTCTGCAAGAGTTACTGCCGACGCTCTCAAAACACGTTAGCTTCGTTGAAGTGTACGATGTACTACTGCGCTTTTGCAATACCATTCCGACGAAACTCAATCTGCCAGATCTAAGCGAAGTGAGTCGTCATATTGTGACTCAAAGTTGTGCGACCGTGAGGCATTGGTTTGGACAAAACGACCCGACGTTTCATCTTTCATCTGGATACTTATGGTTTGTCAGCAGCAGTACACATCAGTCGTTACCGATTGGAACGATCGTTGAATCGATCGCAGACTTACCGCAGTTCAAATCCCGATCGATCCCAATCCGGCTGTTAGGGATCGATCGTACCTTTTTGAGCGCCGCACTTTCGACCGGATTATTGCCCGCGCCAGACGCGATCATTGCAGATTCAGGAAGCGGAGAGTTAGTGTTGGCGCGACTTGAAGCGTTGGCAAAAACCTCAGTTCCAAGGCCTCTGCCGAATCGAACTCCCAAACTTTATCCAGCGCACACAGCGCGGAATCAAACATTTGCGGAATCAGTTGTGACTGCGTTCTGGAATGTATGTGAATTATTAGAAGTTCCATACAAACCAGAATTTTTGCGGCAGTGGAGTCAGCAGCTTGAATCGCAACCGCGAGATCGGATGGATTGGTACGCTGCGATCGCAGATGCGTTTGGATTAAGCGCTCAAACAGTAAAATTCCCGACGACCGCAGGCGGTATATCCCGGCTACAAACGCCCGCTTTGATTCAGATTCAAGATGAATTGTGCGTTATGTACGAAGCCAGCGATCAGGCGGTGGTGTTTGCGACTCCATCGGGATTAATGCGGCGTTCTTCGCGTGAGATTGCTGCTGTTCTTCAGAAGAATACGACTGGCACTGCGATCGTTCTCGGTCGTCAAGCCCAGAGCCGTACCGATCGCTTCGGTTGGTGGTGGCTAATCGGCGCATTTATGCCACAAACGCCAACGCTACTGTACGTTTTGATGGCTTCGATCGTCGTGCAGCTTCTAGGACTGGCTAACCCGCTTCTGACGCAGCAAATCGTTGATCGTGTGATCATTAATTCTAGTCCTGGAGCGTTGCCAGTTTTTGGAATTTTGCTGATGGGATCAAGTGCAATCGAGGCGGCAATAACCGTAGCACGAACCTACTTGCTAAATAACACGACGAACCGCGTTGACTTACTGTTGGGATACCAGATTATTGAGCATCTGTTTAATCTACCACTGCCCTTTTTTCAAAAGCGCCCTGTGGGTGAAATTGCTGCCCGGATTAATGAACTCGAAAAAGTGCAGCAGTTTATTACAACTACATTCCTTACAGTTGTACTAGACGTACTGTTTTCGATCATCTATGTCTGTGTAATGCTGATTTACAGTGGCGTTCTAACAGTCTGCGTGCTGGTGACAGTCCCTGTAATCATCGGTTTAACGCTGGTTGCGGCTCCAGTGTTTCAAGAACTGATTCGCAAGCGATCCGATCAACACGCTCAGATGCAGTCTCATCTGATCGAGATGCTGAACGGAATGTTTACCGTTAAATCGCAACGCATGGAATTCGCCATTCTCGCAACCTGGCGGCAACAGTATCGGGCATATCTCAAAACCGGACTCAAAACGACGATGTTAGGCGCATCGTTTCAGGCAGTGAATAGTTTCGTCAGTAACTTTAGTAGCTTATTGGTGCTATGGGTCGGCTCAAATGCGGTACTCAATGGCGATCTCACGCTCGGACAGTTAATTGCTTTTCGCATCATTGCGGGATATGTCACACAGCCATTGGTACGCTTATCCGGGTTGTGGCGCAATGCTCAAGAAGCTGATGTATCGATGAATTTGTTGGCAGATGTGAAAAACGAACCGCCAGAGTTTTCAGAAGTTGATGCGCGTCGGTTGGCACTTCCTCAGATCGAGGGTCATGTGCAGTACGATTCGGTTGAGTTTGGCTTTCAGCCCGGACAGCTACAGCTTAACAAAGTGTCGATCGACATTCCGGCTGGAACTTTTGTCGGAGTCGTCGGGCAAAGCGGCTCTGGGAAAAGTACATTATTAAAACTGCTACCGCGCTATTACGCGCCGATGAGCGGGCAGGTTTATATCGACGACATTGATATTGCCAAAATCAATCTCAAATCCTTGCGTGAGCAGATCGGGGTAGTGCAGCAAGAACCCAATCTATTTCGGGGAACGCTGCGATCGAATATTGCAGGCGGGAACGAAGATGTTGATGAAGCAGCCGTTGTAGAAGCGGCAAAAATTGCTGAAGCGCATGATTTTATCTTAAGTTTGCCTGATGGGTATGGAACAGAAGTCGGAGAACGAGGCTCATCGCTGTCTGGAGGACAACGCCAGCGAATTGCGATCGCGGCAATGGTATATCGCAATCCGCGATTAGTCATTCTCGATGAGGCTACCAGTGCGCTCGATGCCGAAACCGAGCGACGAGTGGTTGATAACTTGATGCGGCGATTTGGTGACACAACGTGCTTCTTTATTACGCACCGACTCTCAAATTTGCGACGAGCGGATTTGATTTTGTATATGCAGTCCGGATTGATTATCGAGCAAGGCTCACATCTGGAATTGATGGCTCGACGGCAAAACTATTACTGCTTGTATCAACAACAATTACAACAACCGAGTTAA
- a CDS encoding peptidylprolyl isomerase — protein MSICLTFGKLELTGEQLYNAIAHYGLLSTLLEQLFLDFQVLPSIEVTGADLFELLSGRDRASMPDPEALEQFLSERAQQYQMSIDQLKSKAMREIRMQKLKQQFAPQIESEFLRSRSNYDQVEFSLVQTSDANFAAEVLFQIRDDGKDFGEIAQRHSEGSERSTQGWVGPMKLANLPEPIRVLFCTGEVGKIYGPIEINGQYCIVRLERFHGARLTEVLRAELINSLFARWLSEQTVRARQAEIAQINAGDS, from the coding sequence ATGTCTATTTGTCTTACATTCGGCAAATTAGAGCTAACGGGTGAGCAACTTTATAATGCGATCGCGCATTATGGATTACTCAGCACCTTGCTCGAACAACTCTTTCTTGACTTCCAAGTTCTTCCTAGTATCGAAGTGACTGGAGCGGATTTATTTGAACTACTTAGTGGACGCGATCGTGCGTCAATGCCTGATCCCGAAGCATTGGAGCAATTTTTGAGCGAGCGGGCACAACAGTATCAGATGTCGATCGATCAACTAAAGTCCAAGGCGATGCGCGAAATTCGGATGCAAAAACTCAAGCAACAGTTTGCACCCCAGATTGAATCAGAGTTTTTGCGATCGCGATCAAACTATGACCAAGTAGAATTTTCACTTGTACAAACGAGCGATGCTAACTTTGCCGCAGAGGTTCTGTTTCAAATTCGCGATGATGGCAAGGATTTTGGTGAGATTGCTCAGCGACATTCAGAAGGATCTGAGAGATCGACGCAAGGATGGGTGGGACCGATGAAGCTAGCAAACTTACCAGAGCCGATTCGAGTGTTGTTTTGTACGGGGGAAGTCGGAAAAATATACGGACCAATCGAGATCAATGGTCAGTATTGTATTGTTCGGTTGGAGCGGTTCCACGGCGCACGATTAACCGAAGTCCTCCGTGCAGAGTTAATCAATTCTTTATTTGCGCGTTGGCTGAGCGAGCAGACCGTTCGGGCGCGACAAGCTGAAATTGCTCAAATCAATGCGGGTGACTCATGA
- a CDS encoding outer membrane protein assembly factor BamD, whose translation MKQFAAAISSVKVPFAFLLSVGCVAAGSVALTKPSEPTSTSINPENQATASELAPELIAQILHLEKQSQFKQALNVLEPIQSASPSVALQLVMLKQRLAQSIYDRALNEYCNGNVAKAIQIAESIPSDAPSRSRYQKVQADWLRSRTIVDLAQSYFRQGQFSIALDLIDQIHDTALKSSRSVRSLRAEMQASQPVAAVAPPESVIEPEIASPKSHEPQASIESKPLVEPPSETEPESASTWSVPSQPPYHSAISTPERSESIVQPRSVQSSCGRPECEFAGFN comes from the coding sequence ATGAAACAGTTTGCCGCTGCTATTTCTTCGGTAAAAGTTCCTTTTGCCTTCTTGTTGTCTGTTGGTTGTGTTGCTGCTGGTTCAGTTGCGCTAACAAAGCCATCTGAACCAACATCAACATCGATCAATCCGGAGAATCAAGCAACAGCATCTGAGCTTGCACCTGAACTAATCGCTCAAATCCTTCATTTGGAAAAGCAATCACAGTTCAAGCAAGCGCTGAATGTGCTGGAGCCGATTCAATCGGCATCACCGTCTGTCGCATTACAGTTAGTGATGCTGAAGCAGCGGCTAGCTCAATCAATCTACGATCGTGCCTTGAATGAGTATTGTAATGGCAATGTTGCAAAGGCGATTCAAATTGCAGAATCGATTCCATCCGATGCACCCAGTCGCTCTCGCTATCAAAAAGTGCAAGCTGATTGGCTACGATCTCGAACAATTGTGGATTTGGCGCAATCTTATTTTCGCCAAGGTCAATTCTCGATCGCGCTTGATTTGATTGATCAAATCCATGACACAGCTCTAAAATCGAGCAGATCAGTGCGATCTCTGCGAGCCGAAATGCAAGCGAGTCAACCTGTTGCAGCGGTCGCTCCGCCCGAATCAGTCATCGAACCCGAAATTGCCTCGCCCAAATCACACGAGCCACAAGCTTCAATCGAAAGCAAACCTTTAGTAGAGCCGCCTTCGGAGACTGAACCTGAATCGGCATCAACTTGGTCGGTTCCAAGTCAGCCTCCCTATCATTCAGCGATTTCTACCCCAGAGCGTAGCGAATCGATTGTTCAACCCCGTTCCGTGCAGTCGTCCTGCGGTCGTCCGGAGTGCGAGTTTGCAGGCTTTAATTAG
- a CDS encoding CHRD domain-containing protein yields the protein MVATLEKKGTQFGADTSIEQHKSDNHNHGSQGSSIQKEDAAKSLNKALGGDDHNHAIPEGTIELQRTDKGGYKQQDLLKQGKLFGSDGNDFLNASKKEIKGTATGTGSGEFPFPNDSKGTTTLTAALKADGNLKIDGSFKDFDGAPLFSQGEKEIDPKAKILNGSDPKALVDGFLKVPHDVEGNPLSGTHLHFAPSGDQRGNNADATVVRFLDNKVNRDGKSGKISGDFKLKPEEQAAFAAGNLYVNVHSNVDVNKDGNAGFPTGENRVNFNQNVVRK from the coding sequence ATGGTAGCAACCCTAGAAAAAAAAGGAACGCAGTTTGGCGCTGATACTAGCATCGAACAACACAAATCGGACAATCACAATCATGGCAGCCAGGGGTCGTCGATTCAGAAAGAAGATGCGGCAAAAAGCTTGAATAAAGCTTTGGGCGGAGACGATCATAATCATGCCATTCCAGAGGGAACGATCGAGCTACAGCGCACCGACAAAGGTGGCTACAAACAGCAAGATTTGCTGAAACAAGGCAAGCTGTTTGGTAGCGATGGCAATGATTTTCTGAACGCAAGCAAAAAAGAAATTAAAGGAACGGCAACAGGTACTGGCTCTGGAGAGTTTCCATTTCCCAACGACTCAAAAGGAACGACAACCCTCACTGCTGCATTGAAAGCAGATGGCAACCTAAAGATCGACGGCAGTTTCAAAGACTTTGATGGCGCTCCGTTGTTTAGCCAGGGAGAAAAGGAGATTGATCCTAAAGCTAAGATTCTCAACGGATCAGATCCGAAAGCGCTTGTCGATGGATTTCTGAAAGTGCCGCATGATGTTGAAGGTAATCCACTTTCTGGAACACATTTGCACTTCGCGCCTTCTGGCGATCAACGCGGAAACAATGCGGATGCTACTGTTGTTCGCTTCCTGGATAACAAAGTGAACCGCGATGGCAAATCTGGTAAGATTTCCGGCGACTTTAAACTCAAGCCAGAAGAACAAGCCGCCTTTGCAGCAGGAAATCTTTACGTCAATGTTCACTCGAACGTGGACGTGAATAAAGATGGAAATGCAGGTTTTCCCACCGGAGAGAATCGCGTCAACTTTAATCAGAACGTCGTTAGAAAATAG
- a CDS encoding serine/threonine-protein kinase gives MVDQIEQFCDRYFVIKELGSGGFSRTFLARDLEMVGYPFCVVKCLTLDAANEVGNMAELRRQLIVQEARILERFKGSTANVPRILACPEHHHPVYLVEEYIEGQVLEVLKQQPFSEAQIVSLLQNVLSVLEVIHRHRVVHQDIKPSNLIRRNDGSISVIDFGAAIDLDEFVEDSSIYGTPGYSPPEQQDGKIDFHTDLYALGITAIELLSGVAPQQLERHPNSGKLQWQEQLGASIHPKVAAILDRLVALRPADRYIRAIDVLADLQQLRVDSRLAALPNRIGHSVIRSILQASQPIVSKCRSIQSQSLVTPTIFGLAIICGFGFVPLVPRMTDTIAAQMSIIQNQPVVDLSLIHKLPLSSTIDQFLVVDHQLVTFDRNDQVQVWDLSTGKVQQGWTTSGMIEMLTMTRNHLVSQRDESLTVWQLSTGNVLHQIALPEPANTASLSADGQHLATVSPSHTLRVWNMTTGKLLRTVPGITAAQYAPDNRLFCATTRSRIDVWDAEYSQLQQSLAGHLGNITVFNFSENGTGLTSTASDGTIVWNLETSELLHVLPTKVRTAAILPNYLVTQHEDGTVRLLESTGKLVKPLAYLQSRVAMTANAHYVVQITPQQLEIWQLSKTEP, from the coding sequence ATGGTTGATCAAATTGAACAATTTTGCGATCGCTATTTCGTCATCAAGGAACTCGGTTCTGGAGGATTCAGCCGAACCTTTCTCGCTCGCGATCTCGAAATGGTTGGGTACCCATTTTGCGTCGTCAAGTGCCTGACTCTGGATGCGGCAAACGAAGTTGGCAACATGGCGGAATTGCGGCGACAGTTAATCGTTCAAGAAGCTCGCATTCTAGAGCGATTCAAAGGATCAACTGCCAATGTTCCACGCATTCTGGCATGTCCCGAACATCATCATCCGGTATACCTTGTTGAAGAGTACATCGAAGGTCAAGTCCTGGAAGTTCTCAAGCAGCAGCCTTTTAGCGAAGCACAAATTGTTTCATTACTGCAAAATGTGTTGTCGGTTCTTGAAGTAATTCATCGCCATCGTGTCGTTCATCAAGATATCAAGCCGAGCAACCTGATTCGTCGCAACGACGGGTCGATCTCGGTGATCGATTTTGGCGCAGCGATCGATTTAGATGAATTCGTCGAAGACAGTTCAATCTACGGCACACCTGGCTATAGTCCACCCGAACAGCAAGACGGCAAAATTGACTTTCATACCGACTTGTATGCACTAGGAATCACGGCGATCGAGCTGTTATCCGGGGTCGCACCCCAACAGCTTGAACGTCATCCAAATTCAGGTAAGCTACAGTGGCAGGAGCAACTCGGTGCATCGATTCATCCAAAAGTTGCAGCAATCCTTGATCGCTTAGTTGCTCTGCGTCCTGCGGATCGCTACATAAGAGCAATCGATGTGTTGGCAGATTTACAGCAACTGCGTGTTGATTCTCGGCTCGCGGCACTTCCGAATCGAATCGGTCATTCAGTGATTCGTTCGATCCTCCAAGCTTCCCAGCCCATTGTCTCGAAATGCCGTTCGATACAGTCACAATCACTCGTGACTCCAACTATCTTTGGTTTAGCGATTATTTGTGGCTTTGGATTTGTTCCACTGGTCCCGCGTATGACCGATACAATCGCTGCACAAATGAGCATAATACAAAATCAGCCAGTCGTTGATTTATCGCTGATTCACAAGTTACCGCTCTCCAGCACGATCGATCAGTTTCTCGTTGTCGATCATCAGCTCGTGACGTTCGATCGCAACGATCAGGTTCAAGTTTGGGATTTATCAACCGGAAAAGTTCAGCAAGGCTGGACGACCTCAGGCATGATCGAAATGCTAACAATGACACGCAATCATTTAGTGAGCCAGCGCGACGAGTCGTTGACCGTTTGGCAACTCTCCACAGGAAACGTTCTTCACCAGATCGCATTGCCCGAACCTGCCAACACTGCATCGCTGAGTGCAGATGGACAGCACCTCGCAACCGTAAGTCCTAGTCACACTTTGCGAGTGTGGAACATGACGACCGGAAAGTTACTGCGAACTGTTCCTGGGATCACTGCCGCACAGTACGCCCCAGATAATCGGCTGTTTTGTGCAACCACGCGATCGCGTATTGATGTTTGGGATGCTGAATACAGTCAATTGCAGCAAAGTTTAGCTGGACATCTCGGCAATATTACAGTGTTTAACTTTAGTGAGAATGGAACTGGATTAACCAGTACAGCGAGCGACGGCACGATCGTCTGGAATCTGGAGACTTCAGAACTCCTGCACGTGTTGCCGACCAAGGTAAGAACAGCTGCAATCTTACCGAACTATCTTGTAACTCAGCATGAAGATGGGACAGTCCGGTTGTTGGAATCAACTGGAAAACTGGTTAAGCCACTCGCTTATCTTCAAAGCAGAGTTGCTATGACCGCTAACGCTCACTATGTCGTGCAAATCACGCCTCAACAACTCGAAATTTGGCAGCTATCTAAAACAGAACCATGA
- a CDS encoding FHA domain-containing protein, protein MLRLRSSYLPDLFSGSSFGKHLLAQNDHNQTTWKIGRSPECDLTLNDAKISGTHAIVQFIDGNFYFMDVGSSNGSIVNGDLLPPNTLHKIAVGDEIAVGETLLHVDEVMLLPSATHTSSVNVSWWINQDIDAHCVDIIDETPDVKTFSFVADPALLFLYRPGQFARLEFQIEGERIVRAYTMSSSPSRPDLLQFTVKRAVRSETDISVSNWLHDRFQVGNSIRILGGAKGSFTPAPQFPPKLLLVSAGSGITPMMSISRYLSDLRSTIDVVFFHSARTLDDCIFLDELELIANQNVNFKLKIALTQPQPKSAWLGFTGHLDTAMLQMIAPDVAERHVFVCGPDGFMNHVRQLFGIIDFPIAQYHEESFGEVEGIPVEPIPETINDVPVLDPTPLPTIELNSNEVASPDTIAPEPVPQPSTAPSASSPSSTTAPTIRFKRSNKSMAVDIKTSILDAAEKLGADINLNGCGAGRCGACKVKVCGTIEYPNKQPNPAALSAQEHQNGYVLSCIAYPIGSVEVDA, encoded by the coding sequence ATGCTAAGACTGCGATCGAGCTATCTTCCAGATTTATTCTCAGGCTCTAGCTTTGGAAAGCATCTGTTAGCTCAGAACGACCATAATCAAACGACCTGGAAAATTGGGCGATCTCCGGAGTGTGACTTAACACTAAATGATGCCAAAATTAGTGGTACTCATGCGATTGTTCAGTTTATCGACGGCAACTTCTACTTTATGGATGTGGGGAGTAGCAATGGCTCGATCGTCAACGGCGACCTGTTGCCGCCCAACACCTTGCATAAAATTGCCGTAGGGGACGAAATTGCAGTAGGGGAAACCTTGTTGCACGTTGATGAAGTCATGCTGCTTCCATCTGCGACTCACACATCGAGCGTGAATGTTTCTTGGTGGATTAATCAAGATATCGATGCTCACTGTGTTGATATTATTGATGAAACCCCGGATGTGAAAACGTTCTCGTTCGTTGCAGATCCCGCACTGCTGTTTCTTTATCGTCCTGGGCAGTTTGCGCGGCTAGAGTTTCAAATCGAGGGAGAGCGAATCGTTCGGGCGTACACGATGTCGTCAAGTCCATCTCGACCTGACCTGCTACAATTCACGGTAAAACGTGCTGTGCGCTCTGAAACAGACATTTCGGTATCGAATTGGCTGCATGATCGGTTTCAGGTTGGCAATTCGATTCGGATTTTAGGAGGTGCGAAAGGATCATTTACGCCCGCACCGCAGTTTCCACCAAAATTACTGCTTGTCTCTGCTGGCTCAGGCATTACGCCGATGATGTCAATCTCTCGGTATCTGTCTGATTTGCGATCAACGATCGATGTCGTGTTTTTCCACTCCGCCCGGACGCTTGACGACTGCATTTTTCTCGACGAGTTAGAGTTAATTGCGAATCAAAACGTCAACTTCAAGCTCAAAATTGCACTGACGCAACCACAGCCTAAATCTGCTTGGCTTGGATTTACTGGACATTTAGATACAGCGATGCTGCAAATGATCGCACCGGATGTCGCAGAACGTCATGTGTTTGTCTGTGGTCCCGATGGCTTTATGAATCACGTCAGACAGTTGTTTGGAATAATCGACTTTCCAATCGCGCAGTATCACGAAGAAAGTTTTGGTGAAGTTGAAGGCATTCCGGTAGAGCCAATTCCGGAGACGATCAATGACGTGCCTGTTCTCGATCCGACTCCGCTTCCGACCATAGAACTTAACTCTAATGAGGTAGCTTCACCCGACACGATCGCGCCTGAGCCAGTCCCTCAACCGAGTACTGCTCCGTCTGCATCAAGTCCGTCATCGACGACTGCTCCCACCATTCGATTTAAGCGATCCAACAAGTCAATGGCAGTTGATATAAAAACGAGCATTCTCGATGCGGCTGAAAAGCTCGGAGCCGATATTAACCTGAATGGCTGTGGGGCAGGACGATGTGGGGCGTGCAAGGTGAAGGTTTGCGGCACGATCGAGTATCCGAATAAACAGCCCAATCCGGCTGCTTTATCTGCACAAGAACATCAAAACGGCTACGTCTTATCTTGCATTGCTTATCCAATCGGCAGCGTTGAAGTAGACGCTTGA